CCCCTTATAAccctttttctctccttgtCCCCCAATTATGTTTTCACTTTGGGAATCAAGTCGACTTGATGAAAACTGATCGGCTCTCGAGATGATTCACAACACAGGGGAGCAGAAAAATGCTTTCATGCTACACATAATTCTATTATTTCTTCAGActttcatctattttttttcccctcatgaATTACTGGATACTTTTTCCTATTCAGGActctaaaaataaaacaaggaaTAAAAACCTCTTTGGTTATAACTCAAACATATGCAACTAAAGATGATGGGTTACGATAAGGGGTCAAAAGTCTAAAAGGAGCCACTGGACTGGGCTATTAGCTGTACCGCGGTGGCCTTGTGCTGCAGTCTCAAACATTTAGATGatgtaaacacatgtttaatTGTGTGAATGCATATCAAACatattcaaacattttttgttgAACGTACAGTAAAAAgttgtatatatacacatgaaaGGCAGCGGACACAGCGATACATGAAAAGGCATACAAAATATACATAGTTGGTTATTGTGCAGTCCCTCTATGTCGTAGTAATCAACACAAAAATGCTAGTGATGTAAAACATCTGCTACAAAACAACCCCTACTAAAACCTGAGTTTCACATTAAAGCAAGACGGTTTCAAGTATCAACTTGTTACCACTACAGGAGAGCAACAGTGTGAAATGCAGCTACAACACACATGATTTGGTTCGAAAATGGTTCTGAAATGTTCAGAAAATTTGTATTTCTGCCATCGAAAAACAGATAAATACTTTGAGACATGTGAATAACTACTCAGACACAGCATCGACCTGTAGGTAGTTATCAGATGGTGCACACAAAAACTATTTCAGGCAGGAAAAAATGTGATTACACTTACGCTTGATACAGGTTGATACACTTTGTTACAGTACAAAATGATATCAAAAAACAACCTTTTGGCTCGACTTTATACAAAACAGTTTCCCCATCATGCACTCTCTCAGGAGCACTTTAACGGTCTGTACAGCACTCAAACTAGATAGTTAATGGCCCTGTCTTTATTTTAATGTCAATACTTAATAATAGTATTCCAGTCATTTTCTGTGTATATCTCGTGTGTGTTTGATAGTATGACTGTCAAAGCATCATACAATCATGCAGCCACATCAGTGCTCAAGTTAAAACTGATCAGCTTGAATGTCTTTCAGCACACGAAACAGACACAAAAGAGAAGTAACTCTTCAGTAACTGATTTTTAAGGTTTTCTTCCAAACAAAGACATTTAGTGGTGCCCACTCTGTTAATTTACGacctttgacaaaaaaaaaaagggtttgaGGAGAGGAATCATTCACATTATGATTGACTTCAGGGAACAAGACGATTTCTTCAACATGTTGGAATGAAACTCTTCAACACTTCTCATTCACAAAGCTGTGAACGTACCTGTTAGTAGTAATGCTCATGACTTCATACATTCACTGCATAAACTACATTTGACAGCCTGTAGAAATGACCATTCAGAAAACTTTATTGCATTGTGAGAAATGATGCAGCGAGACGTTCACTGCCAGTACCTGAACTAAGTGGAGAGCATCCATCCTGAAATTCTGACCAGGGAACAAATACTTTATAAGATGAAGCTGCAAATCTAACAGAACGTCTGGTAAATTAAAAGTTTGATCAAATATGGCCTCCAGTTGTTCATAATAAGGCAAAAAgacacaacataaacaaatgcTGAGATGTCTCATACTTATTACACTGATGGAAATTATGAATTAATGTACTGTGAATCTGTTTTAATGTGAACGTAAACTGCAGtctgtatagtatataaaaataaaggtgTTCAGATCAGGGCCGTAgccaggattttagaaatactgaggTCATAAGTCCCCTGATGCACACCATGCCATCCTCAACAATTACCATTATACTTTCTATTTTTgtctaaatgctgtttcaaaCCCCATAGACAATGCCCAGAATAAGATactattgattgattgatttgttgGCCAAAAAGTAGTTAAATTTAAAGAGCTTGATTCTAAAAATACTGGAATCAGTTCCTAAAATGACCATCATGTGTAAAGTTGTATCTGTAAACTCCCTGCAGGTTGCTAATtcacaaaagaataaataaatacaacggACTTGACCTCAGTGACTTCACTTGTAGCTACGACCCTGGTTCAGCTGGGTTTACACTGCACTACATCCCTGTAGGATAATacgtgttagtgtgtgtgtgtgtgtgtgtgtttggttgccAGTGAGAAAAGAGAGTGCCTTCCTCCTctattgtttggtttgtttcagCCTCTCGATGTGATGACAGAGTTTGAGCGCCGGGCCAAGCTTCAGTCCCATGTACTTCATAATGACATCACTGCGCAGCAGCATCAGAGCTCTGCCATCAatctcctgcagagagaggagcaCGCTGTCAGCAGGCGGGCACATTACAAACGCTTCATCTCGGAACAATTCCATCAAAATGACGATGACTTGATTAAGGCGTTGAATGGTGGAAATTCCAGTTTGATTTGCATTGAGCATGGAGACTAACAGCTCTGGGAgagtttatttaatatttaaacgGGACAAAAAAGACAGTTGATATAAATTATATACTCACATGTTTCCTGAACAGTTCGACATGAGGGCCGAGAGTTTGGGGGTCGGCCTCTTGGACAAACCGCATGACATCATCGACTGACCAGGAAGAGGCGTCGCTTCCTGCACCCTCCTTGTCTTGTTTCACGTGGTCGGGGCCTGTTGTTGAGCTAGCTGCTGTAGAGGGGAAGTGTGTGCAAGAGAAAGGAAAACTAAGTCAAACAAATACCCATATCAAATATTATACCTTCTtcttatgattttatttatcaGTGTTACAGTCGGATGTTAATGAGGCTTTGGGTCAAACATATCTTAAAATTTTGTAAAAATTTAGACCAAATTTAGACGATTGGAGGGGGAAATCCGATGGAAAAGCTTTTGCAGCTTAAACCTCAAAAATTGATCATTTGCTTAGTGATCGGTCAATTGGAGGGTGATGGACTGTTAGGGGAGGGGATCACCATCCTCTTCTTGAATTCttcataatttaaaataatacaatcttaaaagggactgtatgtaagtttttacacgtataaatgtgttttaattgttttttatttacaatgtgtgaacaggttgtaacctaaacTGAAAGATGAGAGCCTgtgcgactttctgggtttcctctatcagcctgtaggcTGCTTTCAATGTGAAGAATGCAGGCCGTTTTTTcaggaaaatccaacagatgGGACGTCATGCTTGCtcacaagtgcctttaatttcaGCTCTGCTTAAAGGGCTAAGTGTGCAACTACAGCTAACggtcggttagaaatggagtcccctaacgccaacaaatgaccagactccaacacaaactccatggaagcacaaaaaaacaggagaccaaaactatGGTGTTACTGCAAAGCAGGTGAAAtttatagtgatattgtggttttagttgtCAATcatgcctcactgttttgaccgaagTCTGCTCACGTCTATGTAGTGCGACCACAAGCAACAAGACGCTGACtatcgttgacttaacagccacaggtgtcactgttaacaagcaatttctgattcttacatttaGTCCCTTTAAGGATATTTGCCAGTGTTAAGTGTATgcatgtttatatgtatgtatttcatagttcataaataacatttcaacaacaattagatctgtgtgtgtgtgtgtatttaaccCTACCCTCCACTCGTCTGGGTGGACACATCTGGCCAAGTTCAGTTGGGTTGGAGCTGACGCGTCGTAGGGCTGGCggcgtctgtgtgtgtccagggTAATATGGCCGCTCCTTCTTTGCTGCTCTGAAGTCCGATGCGGTGTGAGGAGGGCGGGTGGTGGGAGTGGGGTCCTTTGTGGAATCGTCATTGGACAGGCCGTTCTCAGGGTGGGACAGTGGTTCTGTTTCAAGAAACGGTGAGAGAGATGAACACAAATAGAAAACAGAAAGACACTGCACTGTACTGAACTACGCACGCAGCCATAAAGTGACGGACATATGTTGGAAGACTCTGGAGGAAATTGATTCAGATGGAAATGTCTGATGTTcatgaataatgaaaataagagGCTTCAAGTAAAAAGCAATTAGTGCTCATACCTCTGATAACGTTGCACAATTCTCTAGACTTGTTATCTTATTAATAGAAATAGAACTTTTATCTGCATTTAGATATAATTCTGCATCTAAATACACCAGTTCATGAGAAAGTATGGAACATTTAGcaatgttgacattttttttttttaattcctggATCCACAAATCAATTTAGATCCATACAAAAATGAACCACTTCGTTGTGGGACCATGGTCTGACTTTCTACAGAATTCTGTCTttgacattaaaacaaatcatgaGAGCTTTATTTGTTAAATgctaaaaataatgttttatcttTGTTGCTTTTCAGATAGACTGATGAAAGAACACGATGCAAGAGTACATTATAAAACAGGCTAGTGGAACAGAGGTGGGACCAGAGTTTtacaatcatttttatttaggcGCCGTAGACATCATTTAATTTGTTTCATGCTCATAGTAAGTGAGCCTACAGCTAATTCCTCTTTGAATGATAtgctctccacttcctcccgtTACAGTTACTCCGTCCACACGTTGACCCACCTGACTTGGTCCTGTTGTAGAAGCGTGTGTTGGTGTTGAAGGGGCTGAATGGCTGCGAGCTGAACAGGCTGTCACTCTCCAGATGTAGGCACATGTTCTCCAGGAACCGCAGCACAGACGACGTACTAGAGGCGGAGGGAAGCTTCACGTAGCGAATACCATGCTCTGACCGCACTAGGGGATACAACACAAACAGCTATAAATCTGTGTGTTcgaacgcacgcacacacacacacacacacacacacacatgcacgcacgcacacactgtATGCATTCACAGCTTAAGAAAAACAGCAGATGGTTTAGGGTTACCACCCTCCCTTTATAAGCACAAACCCATCTTTTTTACCCCATCCCACACTGCACTACACACCACgcccacccccccacccaaGCCAAGCCTGCACAAATTCACAAATTAAACCCCCCTCCTCACCCACAGCCTTCCCAATCCAGCCCCCCCAAGGGAGACCCAATCCCAGTATCCCAAACCAGGTTAGACGCACATGTCATTTCTGATTACAGACACAGTGCTCACATCAGCTGCTGCCACAGGCACTGTCTTTTattcctcctttctttctcctcacacacatacacacatacacacacacacacacgcaacatTCATGACCCATGAGTGTGTGCTTAAACCAATTTCACCTGGCTGATTGCCTATCCAGGCTTTATGGCGCTAGGAATACATTAGAATTTATCTGGCAATGCTTTTCAAAAAGTgacttttaaaggaatagttcaatatttgctttctttccaagagttagatgagaagattgactcTTTGTCTGTGTGGCAAACATGAGGCTgctagcagctggttagcttagcttagcattaagactggaaacaggtggaaacagctagcctggttaGCTCTGTCCAGCTCtgaccagcacctctaaaactgGCTAATTGACACAgtatatctcatttgtttagtCTGTACAAAAAAATAGGTGTAATTGATAAttcagactatttcttggccaggaccagttgccaggcaactgACTTCAGGAAGTTTCTGCTCAAGGCCAATAAATAGTCCAACACATATCCCATTGTAATATGGCAAATTATCATTtctacactttgtttttttaaagattaaagaGACAAATGGGGATGTCAACGGTTAATCGTTAATCGGTTAACCACCGAGAACACTGGCCACTGATCAACTAATATCAACTGATAACGATCAGTGGCCGATCAATCGGAGTACCCTTAAATGACCTGATCAAAATACGGCAATAAACTTCCaaccaacagaaaataaaatacaaggcaAAACATTCAAATTGGATGGATACAGCGCTTCGAAATGTGTTGCCAAGCTCATTGAGTCGATGGAGCGCCAAAGTTAAAGGAAAGCGCTTCTTGTATTTCACctcattttgtgtttatttcttaAAATAGTATTTTACTTCAAGTAGTTAATTACAGGTCAATGGGTGTCTGGCTATCGAAAGCAAAATGAACCGAAACTGACATCCCTAGTTAGGGCACATACCACATGGGCAAAAATGCCCTGAGCAGCGAGTTACTGGTTCGATTCCCAGCTGGCTGGACCCTACGCTGCATGTCATTCCCTTACTCTCTTTCCCCACATTTTCTGTCCCTCTCCACTGTcgctgtcaaataaaggcataaaatgtccaaaaaataatttaaaaaaatgttatgctaagctaagctacatTACAACTCTTGGCAAGAAGTGCTGCATTATTCCAGTGTATTTATGTGGTCTAACATCCACTGGAGTAGTGTTAAAACAATGTGTTGattaacaaacaaaaatgtaaactaTTTTGCGAGCAGTTTAatttttaaagcaaaatgtCCAACATGTGTTGATgcgcttctcaaatgtgaggatttgctacttttatctgttttatataatttcaTACTGACTACATATGAGTTTTgctcttgttttgtcagacagacaaaacaagcgatttgaagacgtcaccttgttTGTTATTCTTTCAGAGGAAATATCCTGTGGTGTTCACTGCATTTACCTCTGATGACCTCTCCTCCTGTGTGGGACTGGCTCTGTAGGAACGACAGCATCACGGAGGGCTGGTACGTACAGTCCACGCAGGCCTGAACAGCCTGCTGAAGCACTGCGTTGACTGGAGCTGGACCAAAGTGGTCCGGGAGCTGCTGCACTAGTTTTCTGTCTAGATGCGGACCATACACACCGTGCTTGttcacatagacacacactgGAATGACacaaaaagaaggaaaacattGGTGAAAATGTACCAATCTAAACATTGATGCATTCTTTCCGTCGACTGTTAAATCAAGCAAGAACTCAACACCACAGTTGCTGAAACCGACCATATATACATGAGTACACATTCAGGCATCAGACTCAGTCGTATCTGTTATCCAGTTTACCTGTGCACACTACATTTGAGCTGTTGCTATGGTTGTTGTTGTCTGCTGAGACGTGTCCGGAGCTCAGTCTGGTCTCTGGAGGTGGAACTGTAACTGCTGGTGTCCCCGGGGACTGCACCACCGGAGGCTTCTTCTGGAgcgaaaaacaaacaaatccttCCTCATTAACTGTCTGTAACCTACAAAGACTGTTAGTTAATGATTTATTAGAGGTGTATTTTAACTCTTTCACTGCAGCACACACAGTAGCTTCTAAAGCAAAGCTGTTCTCCTCATTTATTGTGAATAAACATCTGCAAACTCCTCCCTCCCTTAAGCGGTCCACCTCTGACCTTGTCTCCTCTTTGTCAAAATCATTTCTGCcataatacatataaacatgaaATGACAGGGTCGCTGGACCGCAGCATAACAGATTACAACTCCTGTGACATCTCACCTTGATTTTAGGCTTGGGCCCTCTCTTCTTGTGTGGTCTGGGGGCCAGTAGAGCCTCAGAGCTCGTTCTGGCAGGGCTCTGTGATGCTCCATTTACTGCCGCTGCCGCCGCAGCCTCGGCCGCTGCCTTCAACAAAGCAATAGTCTGGGATTTGGGACGACGACCTCGGACACCCTTGCGCACAGGGAGGGGTGGCAAGGGGTTGGGCAGTCGGTATGAGGTctgcatggaggaggaggaggagttggaaGTGGAGCGACGTACAGCGAGGGAGTTTGAGGTGGAAGAAACGGGAGCGAGGAGCGCACCAGGGAAGGTAACtagaaaaaaatgggaaatgggagagacagacagaatgggaaagatgaaaaatatatattgttattcatCTTGTAATCTACATGTTAGATTGCATTTCACTAAAAAATTAACAGAGAGGATCATAACACAACATTAATTTGGACATTTTAAAGTAAATCAATTCAAAATCTGCAACACAAAATGTCATTGTGCAAGCACACAGAATTCGATTTGCCCTCTGTCCACACACAGAGGCTTCAAACAAAGACATATGCAGAGAATCAACTTTGACTGAGGCGAGGCATGGTctgcattattattaaatgtcaTAATTACACCCTAAAGACAGCATTTACAGTGTTGGCCCAGTCTTtccaaaaaaaatgaagaagacATTTGTaaagaaagacaaaatacaGGGGGGGAAATGAGTAACTGAGTGGTCCTGCAGGagatttgttttgatttttcagAGTCCTCTGAGAATGGCAGGCCCTTTGTATTTAGCCCCTCCCCACGCTGAAATCAGAGTCAAAAGTCACGAACCCTTAGAGACCCGCCTGCTAGACGATTCCTcagcaacacaacaaaaatAGTGATTATGCTGATAAGATTTTAACTCTATTCCATATACAGCACTAGATACTGGATTGAGGCTGATGTCAATtggtagtttaaaaaaaaatctgttaacaATATATCTGCTATATCAGCTTTTTTAACATAGACACATAACATAAAATAAGGATCCTTTGAATTTGGTTGTTAAAAAGAGTTCAACAGTAAACTTTAAATTAATAGGTAAggatacaataaaatatatttaagttGAGAAAGGAAATCTATACAGGgttataataaacattaaatgaaGCCTGTGTGGTGTGAGCATGCACATTAAGAAGATTTTTCTGATGGATAAAATAGCCTGTTAATCATCTTTATGTAATTAAGCTACCAGAGAGCTTTTTAAACCACTATTTATGTCAACAGATGGACTCTGGCACTGTACTGATATTTCCTATTACTCATCAGCTGAtctacacacagacactcatATTGGAGTTTATGTTGACAGATGTATTGTGAATATATTAGAAATAGAAGAGGAATATTAGAAATACCACACTGGCCTATTTATAAATTTAAACAGCTAACTTATCTGAGTGTTTTCAAATAATAGGTGCTATTGTTGAATGAAATGGGGGTTTAGATGTGTGAGTTTTAAAGGTTGTTGTGCTGAATGAGGCGACAcattttttgcatgaaaattGTCAAATTTTAAAACATCCGATGGTGGATGAATACTTCGTCAATCGGCCGATTTTATTAAACCTGGCTGGTATATCAGTCAAACTCATAGATCAGACTCTCTAGAGTACACTGGTGTTTTGGGGTGCTGatcatgtaataataatgtccCAGGTTCAAGTCTGGCTTTGCTGCATGCCATACCTCCTCCTACTTCTGTTCACTAtcgaaataaatgaaaaaaaaatgctccaaaCAGTTCTCGCAACCTGCTTGAAGGCACTCCATGTATCACAGACATCCTCCAACTTAAACGTATTTCTTGAAGAaagaaatattacaaaatgcCAATCAGCTTAGGTGTTGAAATAGAAGGAAAGTGACAATGAagtgagaagaaaagaaaatagctattgttagaaagaaaaaaagcagtgaCTCCACCACCCCCTTCAGTCTTCATTAGCCCTGGGCATGACTCCGTGATATGATCACATTATCATCATAGTGGATGTGTGAAAGAAAGAGGGCACAAATgagatgaaagagaaagaaatggcGGAAAAGAGAAAGATAACAATCTCCTATTTCAATACAAACGTATTGCTCGGTGAGAGCCGGGGACTGAGAGTGCATGTGGAGGCTCTCATGGGGCCGAGGCTTTCATTAGAGCCTCCTTGACTGACGCGATATGGAGAGACTATGGAAGGTTTACAGTATTCTCTGAGGGGCCAGCCAGGGCACCCTGAAAGCGGCTTAATTGGGAAATGAGTGAAAGTGGGCGTAGAATAGAGCAGTGTTTTGTTTCAGAGGGCGAGGTCTCACTCGCTCACCAGGAGTGGTCACACAAAGCGTGCTCACAGAGGAACAGAAATACCAACCTGCACGCACAGTGGCACGCTTATTCACACCGAGCTGGAAGCCGTAAGCCCTACAAAGGCAGATCAAAATTTGTTTGCAGGGTACCAATCAGTATCAGCGGGATTTAATTCACCATGGGAAATCTGAGTTGGGGGGCTTCTCTGATCTTTCCccgttgtaaaaaaaaagaaaatctaatcCATTCACATTATGTGACAGACACCAAAGCAACACGTGCCGTTTCCACACTGGCGATTAATGTCACATTCTACCGTATATTAGTTTAAAAAGTCTAATCACCTCTGCATTTATTACTACAACTTTCAAAGAAAATCGGCTTATAAATGCATTTCATTCCACACTGGCTGACAGCattatatatattctgtatctGCTTCTTCAAGCTCTTCATCGAAGCAATACGATATTTACCCTGAGAGAAATACTCCAACCCAAGACTCTGTGTTTTTAATGGCTGCACTATTTCATCAAATGGATATATTCTAAATgtcttgtgcatcattttatacaAGATTTCCCCAAAATATAGCCTGacatatttatctatctatggAAACTTTCTCCACTTGAATTTAAATTAAAACCCTGTCAGTTTGAACAATGTTTGACTGcacagacgtcatgactgaaCCACAACTGGAAAGCTGCTTGTACAAAAGGGTTATAAAAGGTTAATTTTGCTGCAATTTCAGCTCCTTAACTCCATGTCATGTATGTTTTTACAGACTATTTTCAAATGCATGATATTAGTGCTGAAACTAACTCATACCACCATTGTATATATGTTCTTCCTGTTTCGTTTCCTTTCATTTCTGTACTGTATGAAAAATCAGTAGTAACCAATGGCTGCCTGGTGTGGCAGAAAACACAGCAGTACGGTTTGCAAAAATGGTTAGATGTCATGTAAAATGTGATTTGTAGTAAACTGGCTAAAATATGCAAAACCATTAAGGAAACAAGTGTGTGATACTGTACAAATCTGCAACAaataaactacaaaaacaaataagctccaaaaaaaatattattagtCCTCAcaaaaagtacatttttgtTTCGAGCATGGCATCCCTAGCATGCATACGGTGCAACACAACAGACATATGGTACTGATCATGACTATATAATTCCAAGTCGACCCGTTGACCCGTGTAAGCCACAGCCCGAGGAAACGTGTGCACGtgcgagagtgtgtgtgagcgtacGTGCACGCATGAGAACGGGGCCACTGAGAAGTGTGTCTGCTGtctggggggtggggggaggggcTCCACAGAGTTGCCTCTCATCTAATTACaactacccccccccccccccgctccaCACACCCACCCTCACAGCAAACAGTCCATTCAgccacatgcacagacacacacacacacacgggatgTTCCTTCAAGTGAATCTGAAGCCGTATGAACTCACTCATGAACTACAgattcaggtgtgtgtgtgtgtgtgtgtgtgtgtgtgtgtgtgtgtgtgtgtgtgtgtgtgtgtgtgtgtgtgtgtgtgtgtgtgtgtgtgtgactgtgcagACAGCAGAGAGGGAAAAGTAACTGAAATAGCTTCAGGGCACAAAGTATAAACACAACTATGTTTTCCTGCACAGACTCTGCAGCATGGCACACCAGCTTtttcagcagcaacaacaacaaaaaaatcactgCTGTTCTACTGTGACTTGTGTGGATGTTCACTTCTGAGCTGATCGGATAAGTTCacgtaataaaaaaaaaacgagtgCATAAAATACTGAAAGTATTTGATATCCGCCACTAATCCTTGCCTGAGCCTTTTGCAAACTAATTCCTGAtgctgttacacacacacacacaaaacacatgatcAAAAACACATGGAGCTCCAAACATAATTGCAGCCAACAATACTGTTAAATCTGCAGACTTTGAGTCTTTCTGACTAGCACAAGCCACTAGTCTCTTACAATGAATTTGACTTGACTGCAAGTCATTCCAAAAGTCTTCAGTCTAAACAAAGAAAACAGTGtcaaactgcagctttaatcattAACGCCAGGGCTGCGACACATGTGAGATGACATGCAACTTCCATCTCAACAGCAGATTGAGCTTTCACTTccctttttttatgttttatgcaGACAATAACACAAAAGCAAGTATGAGTAACTCTAAACAAGCAATAATTTCCCAGAAACAACTACTACTTTTTGAAATGAGCGGATTACAGGAAATAAATCtcccatattttttttt
This window of the Sebastes fasciatus isolate fSebFas1 chromosome 2, fSebFas1.pri, whole genome shotgun sequence genome carries:
- the scml2 gene encoding polycomb protein SCMH1 isoform X1: MGRTPHRDQKEEKERRSSITAGSPLDKSNEPFRWEDYLRETSSTAASPTSFKQSRVPPSNDFKAGMKLEARDPRNSNSVCIATVMGMMGTRLRLRLDGSDNTNDFWRLVDSLDIQPIGTCERNGDMLQPPLGFRMNASSWPMFLLKTLSGAEMAPSSAFKKEPVIPAKNYFQAGMKLEAVDRKNPYLICPATVGEVRGQEIFVMFDGWRGAFDYWCPFDSRDIFPVGWCALTKHSLQPPGNFFTFPGALLAPVSSTSNSLAVRRSTSNSSSSSMQTSYRLPNPLPPLPVRKGVRGRRPKSQTIALLKAAAEAAAAAAVNGASQSPARTSSEALLAPRPHKKRGPKPKIKKKPPVVQSPGTPAVTVPPPETRLSSGHVSADNNNHSNSSNVVCTVCVYVNKHGVYGPHLDRKLVQQLPDHFGPAPVNAVLQQAVQACVDCTYQPSVMLSFLQSQSHTGGEVIRVRSEHGIRYVKLPSASSTSSVLRFLENMCLHLESDSLFSSQPFSPFNTNTRFYNRTKSEPLSHPENGLSNDDSTKDPTPTTRPPHTASDFRAAKKERPYYPGHTQTPPALRRVSSNPTELGQMCPPRRVEAASSTTGPDHVKQDKEGAGSDASSWSVDDVMRFVQEADPQTLGPHVELFRKHEIDGRALMLLRSDVIMKYMGLKLGPALKLCHHIERLKQTKQ
- the scml2 gene encoding polycomb protein SCMH1 isoform X2, whose product is MGRTPHRDQKEEKERRSSITAGSPLDKSNEPFRWEDYLRETSSTAASPTSFKQSRVPPSNDFKAGMKLEARDPRNSNSVCIATVMGMMGTRLRLRLDGSDNTNDFWRLVDSLDIQPIGTCERNGDMLQPPLGFRMNASSWPMFLLKTLSGAEMAPSSAFKKEPVIPAKNYFQAGMKLEAVDRKNPYLICPATVGEVRGQEIFVMFDGWRGAFDYWCPFDSRDIFPVGWCALTKHSLQPPGNFFTFPGALLAPVSSTSNSLAVRRSTSNSSSSSMQTSYRLPNPLPPLPVRKGVRGRRPKSQTIALLKAAAEAAAAAAVNGASQSPARTSSEALLAPRPHKKRGPKPKIKKPPVVQSPGTPAVTVPPPETRLSSGHVSADNNNHSNSSNVVCTVCVYVNKHGVYGPHLDRKLVQQLPDHFGPAPVNAVLQQAVQACVDCTYQPSVMLSFLQSQSHTGGEVIRVRSEHGIRYVKLPSASSTSSVLRFLENMCLHLESDSLFSSQPFSPFNTNTRFYNRTKSEPLSHPENGLSNDDSTKDPTPTTRPPHTASDFRAAKKERPYYPGHTQTPPALRRVSSNPTELGQMCPPRRVEAASSTTGPDHVKQDKEGAGSDASSWSVDDVMRFVQEADPQTLGPHVELFRKHEIDGRALMLLRSDVIMKYMGLKLGPALKLCHHIERLKQTKQ
- the scml2 gene encoding polycomb protein SCMH1 isoform X3 → MKLEARDPRNSNSVCIATVMGMMGTRLRLRLDGSDNTNDFWRLVDSLDIQPIGTCERNGDMLQPPLGFRMNASSWPMFLLKTLSGAEMAPSSAFKKEPVIPAKNYFQAGMKLEAVDRKNPYLICPATVGEVRGQEIFVMFDGWRGAFDYWCPFDSRDIFPVGWCALTKHSLQPPGNFFTFPGALLAPVSSTSNSLAVRRSTSNSSSSSMQTSYRLPNPLPPLPVRKGVRGRRPKSQTIALLKAAAEAAAAAAVNGASQSPARTSSEALLAPRPHKKRGPKPKIKKKPPVVQSPGTPAVTVPPPETRLSSGHVSADNNNHSNSSNVVCTVCVYVNKHGVYGPHLDRKLVQQLPDHFGPAPVNAVLQQAVQACVDCTYQPSVMLSFLQSQSHTGGEVIRVRSEHGIRYVKLPSASSTSSVLRFLENMCLHLESDSLFSSQPFSPFNTNTRFYNRTKSEPLSHPENGLSNDDSTKDPTPTTRPPHTASDFRAAKKERPYYPGHTQTPPALRRVSSNPTELGQMCPPRRVEAASSTTGPDHVKQDKEGAGSDASSWSVDDVMRFVQEADPQTLGPHVELFRKHEIDGRALMLLRSDVIMKYMGLKLGPALKLCHHIERLKQTKQ